A stretch of Phoenix dactylifera cultivar Barhee BC4 chromosome 16, palm_55x_up_171113_PBpolish2nd_filt_p, whole genome shotgun sequence DNA encodes these proteins:
- the LOC103697403 gene encoding uncharacterized protein At4g38062 isoform X1: MWAYLELFFLILLRSHLKFSLRSREALEMDEVYKELEDLRSDMETLKEEYRVKCQLSESLRRAHDEQLDRLQEAKAKMEKQEREIDTKAAEICLVKKTYEDLKSIVAEKESALKSLGLANENLRTSFREKMRNLEGENKELVSALDLAHAKREEQERMICSYREEIEGLKSLLSVSQRRYSDAEQRAQAPREVVRRRDEMLLKLEEEKGEVEDQLKWKIEQFRHLEEAHSKLQDEFRAAQREWGSERSNLLDEIRTLQMNLDSQTRVLEDLRSQLNMCNQALAHEESRRKLLEVQMSESKSLYDNVVSEYEEARSTIEALTTRRDEEIASLRNALAIKATDLKEMEYTRYQIEQENEELRESLKEHQEAQIDGVGASASLKTLRRKFKALEQAHRGCSEKLKAREAELKAQIEKLGMNLDECLSQLSSRDKQLQELQSELKGSHSLLMQQKLENEEISVVLMVLKSKFLESCSNIEPLKLEAEQHTAKVEERIALMTKQLRQKNIALMQAQAKAIQEHEMLDSSRSRIEYLESIEWKYAMVLKELDTYKGMLEESCRNFDRLKEQASQKENNLQEDLRKASNVLEQANYALAEKTSELNKVAFELEQQKLVAERMEKIKSDLETELNKYQDERQAATRELEVALLAKLHAEKSLMEEKENFRQITEERDKIVEELRQCIVCMEEDNARRASQNECKLQEELRKASNALEQANCTLAEKTSDLNKVEFELEQQKLVMKQMEKIKSDLEAQLNKYRDERQAGTRELEVVLLAMMQAEKSLMEEKEKFCQITEERDKIIEELQQHIVCMEEDNVRRASQKESNLQEDLRKASNALDQANYALAEKTSELNKVEFELEQQKLVMERMEKIKSDFETQLYKCHDERQAATRELEVACLAKIQAEKSLMEEKENFRQITEETDKIIEKLRRHIICMEEDNARRESEVATLVKLEAEKITEKHEKKFLEFAEDVNRRLKGIETKFDLLGQNYVLRESEILMTLGQEKAKWFKVMKEKENIIAGVQKHVLSLERNITQFVEAAAASKLAGKQLEICKLYEALQKFAADYLLDEQEIQFKNMWIAELETEISTLQLKLKVEEKLSFDSQKCVERLKAEVATEKLEKEKEQILVLNELKTTQNNKRTLEDQLGQCKANIKALHDIIAQFTSERGKLVGQVMGFNEMIGMIFHMDEDLTRTWDRVMQKAGNEDSVKTSDRKDLFTSSKLDGRNNISPSRNKAGQVTDRRSPLKEYNC, encoded by the exons ATGTGGGCTTATTTGGAGCTATTTTTCTTGATATTGCTCAGATCTCATCTTAAATTTTCACTGAG ATCGAGAGAAGCACTGGAAATGGACGAAGTTTACAAGGAGTTGGAGGATTTGAGGTCGGATATGGAGACGCTCAAGGAAGAGTACCGGGTGAAATGCCAACTGTCTGAGAGCTTGAGGAGAGCTCACGACGAGCAACTCGATAGGCTCCAAGAAGCGAAGGCCAAGATGGAGAAGCAAGAAAGAGAGATTGATACAAAGGCAGCAGAAATTTGTTTGGTGAAGAAGACGTACGAAGACTTGAAATCCATTGTTGCCGAAAAAGAATCAGCCTTGAAGAGTCTGGGTCTGGCAAACGAGAATTTGAGGACCAGCTTTAGGGAGAAGATGAGGAATCTGGAAGGGGAGAACAAAGAGCTCGTCTCGGCTTTGGATCTGGCCCATGCTAAAAGAGAAGAGCAGGAGAGGATGATATGTTCATATAGGGAAGAGATCGAAGGGCTCAAGAGTCTTCTGTCAGTGTCTCAGAGGAGGTATTCTGACGCAGAGCAGAGGGCTCAGGCACCTAGAGAAGTAGTGAGGAGGCGAGATGAAATGTTGCTGAAAttagaggaggagaaaggggaaGTTGAGGACCAGCTGAAATGGAAGATCGAGCAGTTCAGGCATCTCGAGGAAGCTCACAGTAAGCTTCAAGATGAGTTTCGGGCAGCTCAAAGGGAATGGGGTTCGGAGAGATCCAACTTGCTTGATGAGATTCGTACTTTGCAGATGAATTTGGATTCTCAAACTAGAGTGCTGGAAGACCTTCGTTCTCAGTTGAACATGTGCAACCAAGCCCTAGCCCATGAAGAAAGCCGAAGAAAATTGCTGGAGGTTCAAATGTCTGAATCAAAGTCATTGTATGACAATGTTGTCTCGGAGTATGAGGAGGCCAGATCGACAATTGAAGCACTGACAACGAGGAGAGATGAGGAGATTGCCTCTTTAAGGAATGCATTGGCTATCAAAGCAACTGACCTTAAAGAAATGGAATATACAAGATATCAAATTGAACAGGAAAATGAGGAGCTGCGGGAATCTTTGAAGGAACATCAAGAAGCGCAAATTGATGGAGTGGGtgcttctgcttctttgaagaCTTTGCGTCGGAAATTTAAAGCTTTGGAGCAAGCCCACAGAGGTTGTTCTGAGAAACTGAAGGCTAGAGAAGCTGAATTGAAAGCCCAGATAGAGAAACTAGGGATGAATTTGGATGAATGCCTGTCCCAGCTAAGTTCCAGAGATAAACAGcttcaggagttgcagagtgaGTTAAAAGGCAGCCATTCCTTATTAATGCAACAAAAATTAGAGAATGAAGAGATTTCGGTGGTGCTTATGGTACTGAAATCGAAATTTTTGGAGTCCTGTTCAAATATCGAACCTTTGAAACTTGAGGCGGAACAGCATACTGCAAAAGTCGAGGAAAGAATTGCTCTCATGACTAAACAATTAAGGCAGAAGAACATTGCTCTTATGCAAGCTCAGGCCAAGGCAATCCAGGAACATGAGATGTTAGACTCATCGCGGAGCAGGATTGAGTATCTAGAATCTATTGAGTGGAAGTATGCTATGGTGCTGAAAGAGCTTGACACATATAAAGGGATGCTTGAAGAATCATGCAGGAATTTTGACCGCTTAAAAGAGCAAGCTTCTCAGAAAGAAAACAACCTTCAGGAGGATTTGAGAAAAGCTTCAAATGTTCTAGAACAAGCAAATTATGCTCTTGCTGAGAAAACCAGTGAGCTGAACAAAGTGGCATTTGAATTGGAGCAACAGAAACTGGTCGCGGAGCGGATGGAGAAGATCAAATCTGATTTGGAAACTGAACTGAACAAATATCAAGATGAAAGGCAAGCGGCTACAAGGGAATTGGAGGTTGCTTTGCTGGCCAAGTTGCATGCTGAAAAGTCTCtcatggaggagaaggagaatttTCGCCAAATAACAGAAGAGAGGGACAAGATTGTAGAAGAGCTTCGGCAGTGCATTGTTTGTATGGAAGAAGATAATGCCAGGCGAGCTTCTCAGAACGAATGCAAACTTCAGGAGGAATTGAGAAAAGCTTCAAATGCTCTAGAACAAGCAAATTGTACTCTTGCTGAGAAAACTAGTGACCTGAACAAAGTGGAATTTGAATTAGAGCAACAGAAACTGGTTATGAAGCAGATGGAGAAGATCAAATCTGATTTAGAAGCTCAGCTGAACAAATATCGTGATGAAAGGCAAGCAGGGACAAGGGAATTGGAGGTTGTTTTGCTGGCCATGATGCAAGCTGAAAAGTCTCTCatggaagagaaggagaaatTTTGCCAAATAACAGAAGAGAGAGACAAGATTATAGAAGAGCTTCAGCAGCACATTGTTTGTATGGAAGAAGATAATGTCAGGCGTGCTTCTCAGAAGGAAAGCAACCTTCAGGAGGATTTGAGAAAAGCTTCAAATGCTCTAGACCAAGCAAATTATGCTCTTGCTGAGAAAACTAGTGAGTTGAACAAAGTGGAATTTGAATTGGAACAACAGAAACTGGTTATGGAGCGGATGGAGAAGATCAAGTCTGATTTTGAAACTCAACTGTACAAATGTCATGATGAAAGGCAAGCAGCCACAAGGGAATTGGAGGTTGCTTGTCTGGCCAAGATACAAGCTGAAAAGTCTCTCATGGAAGAAAAGGAGAATTTTCGCCAAATAACAGAAGAGACAGACAAGATTATAGAAAAGCTTCGGCGGCACATCATTTGTATGGAAGAAGATAATGCCAGGCGAGAGTCTGAAGTTGCAACTCTGGTCAAGTTAGAGGCTGAGAAGATCACTGAAAAACACGAGAAGAAATTTCTTGAATTTGCAGAGGATGTGAACAGGAGATTGAAAGGAATAGAAACCAAATTTGATTTGCTAGGACAAAACTACGTGCTAAGAGAGAGTGAAATTTTGATGACCCTCGGGCAAGAGAAAGCAAAGTGGTTTAAagttatgaaagaaaaagagaacatAATTGCTGGTGTTCAAAAGCATGTTTTATCACTTGAACGAAATATTACTCAGTTTGTTGAAGCTGCTGCTGCTTCAAAACTTGCAGGCAAACAACTTGAGATCTGCAAGCTTTATGAGGCTTTGCAGAAGTTTGCAGCAGATTACCTGCTTGATGAGCAGGAAATCCAGTTCAAGAACATGTGGATTGCTGAACTGGAAACAGAAATCAGCACTCTCCAGTTGAAATTGAAGGTTGAAGAAAAATTATCATTTGATTCACAGAAGTGTGTAGAACGACTTAAAGCTGAAGTTGCGACGGAGAAGTTGGAAAAGGAGAAAGAGCAAATTCTAGTTCTGAATGAACTTAAAACCACACagaataacaaaagaactttGGAGGACCAGCTAGGACAGTGTAAGGCCAACATAAAAGCCCTTCATGATATCATTGCACAGTTTACATCAGAAAGGGGAAAGTTAGTTGGGCAAGTAATGGGGTTCAATGAAATGATAGGCATGATATTTCATATGGATGAAGACCTTACAAGAACCTGGGATAGAGTCATGCAGAAAGCTGGGAATGAAGACAGTGTGAAAACTTCCGATAGGAAGGATCTGTTCACCTCCAGCAAACTAGATGGCAGGAACAATATCTCCCCTTCAAGGAACAAAGCAGGACAGGTTACTGATAGAAGGTCACCCTTGAAGGAGTATAACTGCTGA
- the LOC103697403 gene encoding uncharacterized protein At4g38062 isoform X2, protein MDEVYKELEDLRSDMETLKEEYRVKCQLSESLRRAHDEQLDRLQEAKAKMEKQEREIDTKAAEICLVKKTYEDLKSIVAEKESALKSLGLANENLRTSFREKMRNLEGENKELVSALDLAHAKREEQERMICSYREEIEGLKSLLSVSQRRYSDAEQRAQAPREVVRRRDEMLLKLEEEKGEVEDQLKWKIEQFRHLEEAHSKLQDEFRAAQREWGSERSNLLDEIRTLQMNLDSQTRVLEDLRSQLNMCNQALAHEESRRKLLEVQMSESKSLYDNVVSEYEEARSTIEALTTRRDEEIASLRNALAIKATDLKEMEYTRYQIEQENEELRESLKEHQEAQIDGVGASASLKTLRRKFKALEQAHRGCSEKLKAREAELKAQIEKLGMNLDECLSQLSSRDKQLQELQSELKGSHSLLMQQKLENEEISVVLMVLKSKFLESCSNIEPLKLEAEQHTAKVEERIALMTKQLRQKNIALMQAQAKAIQEHEMLDSSRSRIEYLESIEWKYAMVLKELDTYKGMLEESCRNFDRLKEQASQKENNLQEDLRKASNVLEQANYALAEKTSELNKVAFELEQQKLVAERMEKIKSDLETELNKYQDERQAATRELEVALLAKLHAEKSLMEEKENFRQITEERDKIVEELRQCIVCMEEDNARRASQNECKLQEELRKASNALEQANCTLAEKTSDLNKVEFELEQQKLVMKQMEKIKSDLEAQLNKYRDERQAGTRELEVVLLAMMQAEKSLMEEKEKFCQITEERDKIIEELQQHIVCMEEDNVRRASQKESNLQEDLRKASNALDQANYALAEKTSELNKVEFELEQQKLVMERMEKIKSDFETQLYKCHDERQAATRELEVACLAKIQAEKSLMEEKENFRQITEETDKIIEKLRRHIICMEEDNARRESEVATLVKLEAEKITEKHEKKFLEFAEDVNRRLKGIETKFDLLGQNYVLRESEILMTLGQEKAKWFKVMKEKENIIAGVQKHVLSLERNITQFVEAAAASKLAGKQLEICKLYEALQKFAADYLLDEQEIQFKNMWIAELETEISTLQLKLKVEEKLSFDSQKCVERLKAEVATEKLEKEKEQILVLNELKTTQNNKRTLEDQLGQCKANIKALHDIIAQFTSERGKLVGQVMGFNEMIGMIFHMDEDLTRTWDRVMQKAGNEDSVKTSDRKDLFTSSKLDGRNNISPSRNKAGQVTDRRSPLKEYNC, encoded by the coding sequence ATGGACGAAGTTTACAAGGAGTTGGAGGATTTGAGGTCGGATATGGAGACGCTCAAGGAAGAGTACCGGGTGAAATGCCAACTGTCTGAGAGCTTGAGGAGAGCTCACGACGAGCAACTCGATAGGCTCCAAGAAGCGAAGGCCAAGATGGAGAAGCAAGAAAGAGAGATTGATACAAAGGCAGCAGAAATTTGTTTGGTGAAGAAGACGTACGAAGACTTGAAATCCATTGTTGCCGAAAAAGAATCAGCCTTGAAGAGTCTGGGTCTGGCAAACGAGAATTTGAGGACCAGCTTTAGGGAGAAGATGAGGAATCTGGAAGGGGAGAACAAAGAGCTCGTCTCGGCTTTGGATCTGGCCCATGCTAAAAGAGAAGAGCAGGAGAGGATGATATGTTCATATAGGGAAGAGATCGAAGGGCTCAAGAGTCTTCTGTCAGTGTCTCAGAGGAGGTATTCTGACGCAGAGCAGAGGGCTCAGGCACCTAGAGAAGTAGTGAGGAGGCGAGATGAAATGTTGCTGAAAttagaggaggagaaaggggaaGTTGAGGACCAGCTGAAATGGAAGATCGAGCAGTTCAGGCATCTCGAGGAAGCTCACAGTAAGCTTCAAGATGAGTTTCGGGCAGCTCAAAGGGAATGGGGTTCGGAGAGATCCAACTTGCTTGATGAGATTCGTACTTTGCAGATGAATTTGGATTCTCAAACTAGAGTGCTGGAAGACCTTCGTTCTCAGTTGAACATGTGCAACCAAGCCCTAGCCCATGAAGAAAGCCGAAGAAAATTGCTGGAGGTTCAAATGTCTGAATCAAAGTCATTGTATGACAATGTTGTCTCGGAGTATGAGGAGGCCAGATCGACAATTGAAGCACTGACAACGAGGAGAGATGAGGAGATTGCCTCTTTAAGGAATGCATTGGCTATCAAAGCAACTGACCTTAAAGAAATGGAATATACAAGATATCAAATTGAACAGGAAAATGAGGAGCTGCGGGAATCTTTGAAGGAACATCAAGAAGCGCAAATTGATGGAGTGGGtgcttctgcttctttgaagaCTTTGCGTCGGAAATTTAAAGCTTTGGAGCAAGCCCACAGAGGTTGTTCTGAGAAACTGAAGGCTAGAGAAGCTGAATTGAAAGCCCAGATAGAGAAACTAGGGATGAATTTGGATGAATGCCTGTCCCAGCTAAGTTCCAGAGATAAACAGcttcaggagttgcagagtgaGTTAAAAGGCAGCCATTCCTTATTAATGCAACAAAAATTAGAGAATGAAGAGATTTCGGTGGTGCTTATGGTACTGAAATCGAAATTTTTGGAGTCCTGTTCAAATATCGAACCTTTGAAACTTGAGGCGGAACAGCATACTGCAAAAGTCGAGGAAAGAATTGCTCTCATGACTAAACAATTAAGGCAGAAGAACATTGCTCTTATGCAAGCTCAGGCCAAGGCAATCCAGGAACATGAGATGTTAGACTCATCGCGGAGCAGGATTGAGTATCTAGAATCTATTGAGTGGAAGTATGCTATGGTGCTGAAAGAGCTTGACACATATAAAGGGATGCTTGAAGAATCATGCAGGAATTTTGACCGCTTAAAAGAGCAAGCTTCTCAGAAAGAAAACAACCTTCAGGAGGATTTGAGAAAAGCTTCAAATGTTCTAGAACAAGCAAATTATGCTCTTGCTGAGAAAACCAGTGAGCTGAACAAAGTGGCATTTGAATTGGAGCAACAGAAACTGGTCGCGGAGCGGATGGAGAAGATCAAATCTGATTTGGAAACTGAACTGAACAAATATCAAGATGAAAGGCAAGCGGCTACAAGGGAATTGGAGGTTGCTTTGCTGGCCAAGTTGCATGCTGAAAAGTCTCtcatggaggagaaggagaatttTCGCCAAATAACAGAAGAGAGGGACAAGATTGTAGAAGAGCTTCGGCAGTGCATTGTTTGTATGGAAGAAGATAATGCCAGGCGAGCTTCTCAGAACGAATGCAAACTTCAGGAGGAATTGAGAAAAGCTTCAAATGCTCTAGAACAAGCAAATTGTACTCTTGCTGAGAAAACTAGTGACCTGAACAAAGTGGAATTTGAATTAGAGCAACAGAAACTGGTTATGAAGCAGATGGAGAAGATCAAATCTGATTTAGAAGCTCAGCTGAACAAATATCGTGATGAAAGGCAAGCAGGGACAAGGGAATTGGAGGTTGTTTTGCTGGCCATGATGCAAGCTGAAAAGTCTCTCatggaagagaaggagaaatTTTGCCAAATAACAGAAGAGAGAGACAAGATTATAGAAGAGCTTCAGCAGCACATTGTTTGTATGGAAGAAGATAATGTCAGGCGTGCTTCTCAGAAGGAAAGCAACCTTCAGGAGGATTTGAGAAAAGCTTCAAATGCTCTAGACCAAGCAAATTATGCTCTTGCTGAGAAAACTAGTGAGTTGAACAAAGTGGAATTTGAATTGGAACAACAGAAACTGGTTATGGAGCGGATGGAGAAGATCAAGTCTGATTTTGAAACTCAACTGTACAAATGTCATGATGAAAGGCAAGCAGCCACAAGGGAATTGGAGGTTGCTTGTCTGGCCAAGATACAAGCTGAAAAGTCTCTCATGGAAGAAAAGGAGAATTTTCGCCAAATAACAGAAGAGACAGACAAGATTATAGAAAAGCTTCGGCGGCACATCATTTGTATGGAAGAAGATAATGCCAGGCGAGAGTCTGAAGTTGCAACTCTGGTCAAGTTAGAGGCTGAGAAGATCACTGAAAAACACGAGAAGAAATTTCTTGAATTTGCAGAGGATGTGAACAGGAGATTGAAAGGAATAGAAACCAAATTTGATTTGCTAGGACAAAACTACGTGCTAAGAGAGAGTGAAATTTTGATGACCCTCGGGCAAGAGAAAGCAAAGTGGTTTAAagttatgaaagaaaaagagaacatAATTGCTGGTGTTCAAAAGCATGTTTTATCACTTGAACGAAATATTACTCAGTTTGTTGAAGCTGCTGCTGCTTCAAAACTTGCAGGCAAACAACTTGAGATCTGCAAGCTTTATGAGGCTTTGCAGAAGTTTGCAGCAGATTACCTGCTTGATGAGCAGGAAATCCAGTTCAAGAACATGTGGATTGCTGAACTGGAAACAGAAATCAGCACTCTCCAGTTGAAATTGAAGGTTGAAGAAAAATTATCATTTGATTCACAGAAGTGTGTAGAACGACTTAAAGCTGAAGTTGCGACGGAGAAGTTGGAAAAGGAGAAAGAGCAAATTCTAGTTCTGAATGAACTTAAAACCACACagaataacaaaagaactttGGAGGACCAGCTAGGACAGTGTAAGGCCAACATAAAAGCCCTTCATGATATCATTGCACAGTTTACATCAGAAAGGGGAAAGTTAGTTGGGCAAGTAATGGGGTTCAATGAAATGATAGGCATGATATTTCATATGGATGAAGACCTTACAAGAACCTGGGATAGAGTCATGCAGAAAGCTGGGAATGAAGACAGTGTGAAAACTTCCGATAGGAAGGATCTGTTCACCTCCAGCAAACTAGATGGCAGGAACAATATCTCCCCTTCAAGGAACAAAGCAGGACAGGTTACTGATAGAAGGTCACCCTTGAAGGAGTATAACTGCTGA